GGCGGGTCCTGCCGGGGCTCGGCACCTGCTGCCTGGGCGCAGGAGGGTGCGTGGTGGCGTGCATCGGTGGGTAACCCGTATCCCGTGGCAATCTCCCAGCCCGAGGGTGCCGCTGCGGGCAGGAGCTGCCGATGGAGCTTCAGCAGcgtgtgctgctctgctgctaaAGCTGCTCGGCCCAGATCCCGCAGGGATTTTCCCCTTGGCAGCAGGTCTCTGGGCACAGATCGTGTCCCCTGCGGCCACCCGGGGGCCCTggagcctggaggaggctgaggaCCAGCCCCGGAGATGGGTCCGTGCTGCTCCATCGTGTTTCAAACACTGCCTCGTCCCAGTCCCTGCAGGGCACCGGGATGTCTTCCcgcagctccagagcagcctccCCGCCCAATCTGCAGTTCCAGGCGAGGACACAAAGTCCCCTTCTGCAGGACCTGCAGGACCAGGAACACAAGTGAgtgtccctctgtcctcccCATGTCACGCCACCTCTTCTCAGCCTGAGCAGACTGAGTTGTCCATGGTCTGGATGGATGTGGGACCAGGGCTGAGCTTGGAGATGCTGGCCTGTCCCTGGGTCCCTTGTCACAGGTGCACACGCACCTCGCAGCTCAGCCTCTCCAGGAAGGGATTTACAGCTTGGGAATATCCCATGTTCCAAGTTTGACTCTCTAATCCCAAAACTCTACTCACAGCCTCTGCCCTGATGAAATTACTGCAAAGACAAAGGAAGTGAAGGTCCTGGCACTGGAGGATTCCGCAGGGCTGGAGGATTCCGCAGGGCTGGAGGATTCCACAGGGCTGGAGGAGTCCACAGGTCTGGAGGAAGCTGCACTTCCCTGtagcccagcagagcccagcgaggctgccccagccccaggaatgCAGCTGAGCTGTGCCGGTGAGGATTTcggatggggacagtggggattGTGCCCACTTCTGTGTCTCGaagggggctggaggagcctgCGGTGGGACACAGCTCCCGCCCGCGGTGGGCACGGGGCAGAGGAACGGGCGTGTCCCCACGTGTCACCAAGCGGGTCGTGCCCGGCGTGGCACCGGCCTCGCTGTGCAGAGCGATCCGAGCTCGGCAGCACCTCGGGCAGGAGCCGGGAGCAGCCCTGAGCTCCGGGGGGAGCTCAGCTCGTGTGTGCGAGGCAGGTCCCACGGGAGGGATGTCCCTGGCCCAGGAGCCCAAAGCGGCAGCTCTGAGCCGCGTTTGTCCCGTCTCCGTTACTCCTCCCGGGTTCCCTTGCCCGAGCCAGCCGGGATGGAGCCTCAGCCGGTTCTGAGCAGGGCtgagctcttcctcctcatcctccgTGCCACGGCGCGATCCTGGCAGCGGAGCTGTGGTTCTGCAGACCCCGTTTGCCGGGGACAGCGCAGGCATTGCCCCGCAGCGCAGGCTGGGCGCCTGTGCCGGCTCTTTTCCTCGGGCTGGACGCGCTTCGATGGAACAGCCGCTGGCAAAGggctgctgagggctgggagGGCAGGTCTGCACTGAGCTGGGGGCACGGGGGCTGCCCCGGGGGTTGGGAGTGCTCCCGACCTGCAGACAGGGAGGTGACTCTGTTTCTTCTCTGTTCTTTTAGCCGAGGCTTCTGTCACCATGCCAGATCCCCCTGTGCCCAGCACCGACCCGGAATGCTCCCAGGAGCTCTCTCCGTGCTCCAGTCCCAGGCCGATGGGAGGGTCGGTAAAGAGGATGCTCGAGTCGAGCAGCGATTCCCCATCAGAAAATTCCCGTGGCTCCCGAACACGGAGGAAGCGCCAGCGGAGTCGTGGGAAGGCAGCAGAGACTCCACAGGCAGCGCAGAGCCCCGGGCAGAGCTCGCCTGTGTCCCCGGGGCCCCGCTGTGTCAGTCACCAGCCCTCCCCGCCGGCGGGCACCCAAAGCCCTGGCACCCCGGCACCAGCGGCTGCAcggacccccagccccctgcccgggccggctccagagctgcttcccccgagcgctgagcagcagcagccagagctccgGGCAGCCCTCCCGCGTCCACCTCCCAGCGTCCAAACTCCAAACGCCTCCAGTTCCTCTCTGCCCCGCTCTTCCTGCAGCCCCGCGAGCATCCCCTGCTGCCCCGCGGTGCCCTCCTGGCCGTGGTTCCAACTGTGTCCCCGCGTTTGTGCCCCCTCTGTTGTCTCAGTCCTGTATGTGTGTTTGCAGGTTATGGGTGGCTTTAGGAAATAAGTTACTGTGTTTTTCATAAATTGTTCTGTCCCAAATCCAAGGGCTAACACGTGGCTGTTCTCTCCTGCCCTCCTCTCATGTGGGGAGCCTGGAAAAGGCTCTTGCTCCGGGGTTGGGCTCCATCCCCCTTCTCCATCATCCCAGGGCCTGTGGGTGCCTCTGCTGTGGGAGGCCTGGGCCCTCTGCTGAATGTCCCAGAGTGTAGGTGAGGGCTGTGGGGGGACCCATGGCCATGGCCATCCATGACAACATCCATGACAACAGTCAGGTGAGCTGtgccactgtgtcactgtcattGCAGTGGGATCATGGCCCTGCCACTGCACATTCAGATTTCTAGTTCTTGTTTGTTCCCCATGCTGTGACTCTTTGTGTCCAGGCACTTCAGAGAGGGGATCAAGAAACCGTGTGGGGTGTGAGAGGTTTCACCACAGCCACACACTGCACTGATGGTGTTTGCCCTGTGATTCTCATCTCGAGCCAAGGAACATCAGGCTCCGTGGGCTGGCCTGGTCTCCTCCCCAGGAGGAAGCAATGGCACAAACATTGCCCCTTTGGAACCCACCCCCAAGCCTTTCCATTTAAAGCCCCTCTCATTAGATTGGCCAGTCCATGGTCAAAGGTTCTCTTGCCCTCTCTAACAGGCCCCAGCCATTAAAGCACAACCCTCTGCCCCAAAAGCCAATACCTTCCCAGCCAAGAAGGTGTTAATCTGCACTGGAGATCCTCCCTAAGTTCCCATCCAACTCAAACCATCTTGAGATGTTGGGGGTTCCACtgatccagcccagctccattgTTGCCAGGCACACGGCTGACAAcgctccagagctgctggggacaggtggCTCCAGAGACGGTGACAGAGGCTGGGCTGTCTCAGGGCAGGATGCTCCCAGCAGAtccctggctgggctgtgtgagTTCTGCTGGGCCAGACAGCACCTGGAGTGATGGGGACgaggctgctgggagccagcaTTTTCCTCTCCCTGGTGGATGTTCTCCAGGCCTTTGCCATTGAGAAGAAAGGGGATGTGTTCAAGAAGACGGCGTGTCCTGCCTTCCTGATATTCGAGAACGTCGCGTACTTGGCGGACATGACCTTTGAGCTGCCCTGCAAGTGCAAGCCTGAGGAGGCCTCCTCTGTTGTCTGGTACTTCCAGAagagcctgcacagccacaaAACCACGGTGCTGACAGACTTCAACGGCACCGTGATTGTGGACTCGAGCCACGTCCGTGCGGGCAGCGACCTCCTGAAGCGCTTCAGCATCCGCATGTTCAGCCTGATCGTGTTCCGAGCCCAGGTGAGGGACTCGGGCCATTACCTGTGTGGCACCAAGGAAGGGCTTTTCTTCTACGGCTACGACGTGGACGTGCAGCCCGCCAGGCAGATCACAGTGGCTTTTCTGGATAATGACCAGCACGTCCAAGAGGACTACACAGGGAAGGAATTCACCCTCTTCACCACCTTCTGGGATTGGACCAGCTGTGACCGCTGCGGGGTGCGGGGCGAGCAGCGGCGGATTGGGCTCTGCTACGTGCAGAGTGCCCAGCTGAAGCCCCGGTACCGCACAGCGCTGCCCAACGTCACCTCCTGCGGCTccagggctgtgcccgcacACTTCCGGCGCCTCATCCACCTCCGGAGCCCCGAGGTGGCCATCCGGAGCTGTCTGGCCCCTTGCCCAGAGAAGGAAGTCGCCGAGGAGGGCGTGCAGTCCATCTCCAACATTGTTTACAAGCTGGGCGAGAAGCCCGAGCTGCCCCGCGTCCCCATCCAGTACCACAACCAGCCCCCCAAAAGTGACCTGGTCATCACGTGCCCGGGAGCGCGGCCGGAGCACGCCGTGGCCTGGGACAAGGGCTCCATCCGGCTCTACCGCTCCCACTACCTCGTGGGGGTCAGGAAGCACATGAGGCTCTTCATCGACCACGGGAACCACCTGCACCTCCAGCGAGTGCGCAGGAGGGACAAAGCCACCTACTTCTGCTGGCGGGAGGGCGAGCTGGTGGCCGGCTTCCAGCTCAGCGTCACCTTCCAGCCCCGGCGCCAGCGGAGCCCCACCGACCCCGAGACAATCTTCGTCGTGAGAGCTGTGGGCATCAGCTTTGCCATCATCATCGGCATCTTCTTCCTCATCCACATGTCCCACTGCAGCTCTCGGGTGTTCAGGAAAGCGGCCAAGTCATAGCAGCTCCCCCACAGGAAACTCGGACACCTTGGATCAGCCTCACACAGGAAGTTTCCAATGTGA
This genomic window from Anomalospiza imberbis isolate Cuckoo-Finch-1a 21T00152 chromosome 22, ASM3175350v1, whole genome shotgun sequence contains:
- the FAM187A gene encoding Ig-like V-type domain-containing protein FAM187A yields the protein MGTRLLGASIFLSLVDVLQAFAIEKKGDVFKKTACPAFLIFENVAYLADMTFELPCKCKPEEASSVVWYFQKSLHSHKTTVLTDFNGTVIVDSSHVRAGSDLLKRFSIRMFSLIVFRAQVRDSGHYLCGTKEGLFFYGYDVDVQPARQITVAFLDNDQHVQEDYTGKEFTLFTTFWDWTSCDRCGVRGEQRRIGLCYVQSAQLKPRYRTALPNVTSCGSRAVPAHFRRLIHLRSPEVAIRSCLAPCPEKEVAEEGVQSISNIVYKLGEKPELPRVPIQYHNQPPKSDLVITCPGARPEHAVAWDKGSIRLYRSHYLVGVRKHMRLFIDHGNHLHLQRVRRRDKATYFCWREGELVAGFQLSVTFQPRRQRSPTDPETIFVVRAVGISFAIIIGIFFLIHMSHCSSRVFRKAAKS